One genomic region from Constrictibacter sp. MBR-5 encodes:
- a CDS encoding class I SAM-dependent methyltransferase — MTMARALYDGLLAEIYDDYTDADASADLVLWRRLCTDCDGAALELASGTGRMLLPLLAEGHTVEGLDNSADMLARCRDRAGEMGLAPVLHEADMTTFALGRRFGLIFCAAGSLTLLAEPGQMEAALHRALKHLNPGGVLALVMDAPSEPATGTVIARDIRRDSDGSRLRCILDPLLDVNPEVARWRMTNEIVAPDGATRRETTDIAFLRPAPEAFANMLRAGGLADVTLMDAQGTGPHRGGADSYLALGRAP, encoded by the coding sequence ATGACGATGGCTCGCGCGCTCTATGATGGCCTCCTCGCCGAGATCTATGACGATTACACCGACGCCGACGCTAGCGCCGACCTCGTGCTCTGGCGCAGGCTATGCACGGATTGTGACGGTGCCGCGCTGGAACTGGCCAGCGGCACGGGTCGCATGCTGCTGCCGCTGCTAGCCGAAGGGCATACCGTGGAGGGGCTCGACAATTCGGCCGACATGCTGGCGCGGTGCCGGGATCGTGCCGGCGAGATGGGCCTCGCGCCCGTGCTCCATGAGGCGGACATGACGACGTTCGCCCTCGGCCGCCGCTTCGGGTTGATTTTCTGCGCGGCGGGCAGCCTGACGCTTCTGGCGGAGCCGGGGCAGATGGAGGCGGCGCTCCACCGCGCGCTGAAGCACCTCAATCCCGGCGGCGTCCTGGCCCTTGTGATGGACGCACCTAGCGAACCGGCCACCGGCACAGTCATCGCCCGGGACATCAGGCGCGACAGCGACGGATCGAGGCTTCGCTGCATCCTCGATCCCCTGCTGGACGTCAACCCCGAGGTGGCACGTTGGCGGATGACGAACGAAATCGTGGCGCCGGACGGCGCCACCCGGCGGGAGACGACCGACATCGCCTTCCTCCGCCCCGCACCGGAGGCGTTCGCAAACATGCTGCGGGCCGGCGGTCTTGCGGATGTGACGCTGATGGATGCGCAGGGGACAGGGCCCCACCGCGGGGGTGCCGACTCCTATCTCGCGCTCGGCCGCGCGCCATGA
- a CDS encoding cache domain-containing protein: protein MKLPTFTVGMKIHVISVLAVLGFTAIIGLAVLKTHSMAFADREEELKALSQTAMSIAEHFHMQETAGTMSRVEAQTAAISAIKTVRYNEADYFWINDMEPRMVMHPTKPELDGKPLGDVKDPDGKRLFQAFVEKVKAEGGGIVDYQWPKPGSDKPQPKLSYVVGFAPWGWIVGTGLYVDDLNAEVLSESIDYVIVAGIILSIMGGIGFFLARSLTVPLRRLRQPLLALASGDESAVIEVSKRKDEIGDMERAVDVLRERVVAAYQQAQMLEEMETNVMMADPRNDFRLSYVNRSARETFETLRDILKFEGDLVGTSIDIFHRHPDHARRILSSPDNLPWKSKVKVGTESFTLRIAAIRDRNGHYIGPMMTWSQDTEIIKLADDFEATVKSVADALAQTSGELEQSSTSLGRTADTTSTEADVVALASQDASGNVETVAAAAEQLLASIQEISRQVSEAAQVTGVAEGQARGTEMAVTRLDHAAQTIGEIVGLIESIASQTNLLALNATIEAARAGEAGKGFAVVASEVKGLANQTAKATQDIQTQIAAVQQETRTTVDAIRQIVETVGKVNGITATIAAAVEEQGAATQEISRSVQQAATGTRKVSSSIGALVDSAAETNRSAEGVRQAATTVDQQTRRLNGHVDSFIVAVRAL from the coding sequence CAGACCGCAATGTCCATTGCCGAACATTTCCATATGCAAGAGACGGCGGGCACCATGTCGCGCGTGGAGGCGCAGACAGCCGCGATCTCGGCGATCAAGACCGTGCGTTACAACGAGGCCGACTATTTCTGGATCAACGACATGGAACCTCGGATGGTCATGCACCCGACCAAGCCGGAGTTGGACGGCAAGCCGCTCGGCGACGTCAAGGATCCGGACGGGAAACGACTGTTCCAAGCCTTCGTGGAAAAAGTGAAGGCGGAAGGTGGCGGCATTGTCGACTATCAGTGGCCGAAGCCCGGCTCTGACAAGCCGCAGCCGAAGCTTTCCTATGTCGTCGGCTTCGCGCCCTGGGGCTGGATCGTAGGCACTGGCCTGTATGTGGACGATCTGAATGCGGAAGTTCTGAGCGAAAGCATCGACTATGTGATCGTCGCCGGCATCATCCTCTCCATCATGGGCGGAATCGGATTCTTCCTCGCTCGCAGCCTGACGGTGCCGCTGCGGCGCCTGCGCCAGCCTCTGCTGGCACTGGCAAGCGGCGACGAAAGCGCAGTCATCGAGGTTTCCAAGCGCAAGGACGAGATCGGCGACATGGAGCGCGCGGTGGACGTCCTGCGCGAGCGCGTCGTCGCCGCCTATCAGCAGGCGCAGATGCTGGAGGAGATGGAGACGAACGTGATGATGGCGGACCCGCGCAACGACTTCCGCCTCAGCTACGTCAATCGTTCGGCGCGCGAGACGTTCGAAACGCTCCGCGATATCCTCAAGTTTGAAGGCGACCTGGTCGGCACGTCGATCGACATCTTCCACCGCCACCCCGACCACGCCCGGCGCATCCTGTCATCCCCCGACAATCTGCCCTGGAAGAGCAAGGTGAAGGTCGGAACGGAATCCTTCACCCTGCGTATCGCCGCGATCCGCGACCGCAATGGACACTATATCGGGCCTATGATGACCTGGTCGCAGGACACCGAAATCATCAAGCTCGCCGATGATTTCGAAGCGACGGTGAAGTCGGTCGCCGACGCGCTGGCTCAGACGAGCGGCGAACTGGAGCAGTCCTCCACGTCCCTAGGCCGGACGGCGGATACGACATCGACCGAGGCGGATGTCGTCGCCCTGGCGTCGCAGGATGCCAGCGGCAACGTGGAGACCGTCGCCGCCGCCGCCGAACAACTGCTCGCGTCGATCCAGGAGATCTCCCGTCAGGTGTCCGAAGCGGCCCAGGTGACCGGCGTCGCCGAGGGCCAAGCACGCGGCACCGAGATGGCCGTCACGCGCCTCGACCATGCGGCGCAGACGATCGGCGAGATCGTTGGCCTGATCGAAAGCATCGCCTCGCAGACCAATCTGCTCGCTCTCAACGCCACCATCGAAGCGGCTAGGGCGGGCGAGGCCGGCAAGGGTTTCGCCGTCGTCGCGAGCGAGGTGAAGGGCCTCGCGAACCAGACAGCGAAGGCGACCCAGGACATCCAGACGCAGATCGCCGCGGTGCAGCAGGAAACCCGAACGACCGTCGATGCGATCCGGCAGATCGTCGAGACCGTCGGCAAGGTCAATGGCATTACGGCGACCATCGCCGCAGCCGTCGAGGAGCAGGGCGCTGCCACCCAGGAGATTAGCCGCAGCGTTCAGCAGGCGGCGACCGGCACCCGGAAGGTGTCGAGCAGCATCGGCGCCCTGGTGGACTCCGCCGCCGAGACCAATCGGTCGGCGGAGGGCGTTCGTCAGGCAGCAACGACGGTCGACCAACAGACACGTCGCCTGAACGGCCACGTCGATTCCTTCATTGTCGCGGTGCGCGCTCTCTAG